aaaatgtggTAGTAGTTTTATATCCAAACACGATCCATTTTTATATACAGTGTTTTGCATGAATTCCCGACTCTTTCAACTTGCAACAAAACTATTTATGAAATCTAATCTGCTAAACGTTGTTTAACCCGGTCAAGTTCAGTTTCTGTGCCCAGACACTCTAGAAGACAACCAAACTTGTTTCATCATTCTACATTACATATTGGCTACACAACACGTCAATTATACCATGAAGgtcaaccatcattacgcaccaATGAGACGAGCTGTGTTCACTTGATTGACAGTGTCTTGGTCCAATGACCACCTATCGTTTTGAAATAtaactagctagatagccaatgagctgggctttccAGCAGTATGTGAATGCCCTTTGTAATGACAAACAGCCATCTTGCTAGAGCTGTGTGCAACAGTGTTCATTCTCAGGTTAAAGGAAACAGGTAGTTTACGTTACGCAGAGGTTCGTTCTATATATTCCAAGAATATTCCTGAATttaaacagttttgtaaagaggaatggtccaaaattcgtcctgaccgttgtgcaggtttgatctacaactacagaaaacgtttggttgaggttattgctgccaaaggaggttcaaccagttattaaatccaagggttcacatacttttcccaccctgcactgtgaatgtttacatggtgtgttcaatgaAGACATGGACacttataattgtttgtgtgttatcagtttaagcagactgtttgtctattgttgtgacctacatgaagatcagatcaaattctATCACCAATTtaagcagaaatccaggtaattccaaagggttcacatactttttcttgccactgtatgtatatgtgtgtatatatgctcaaaaaaataaagtgaacacttaaacaacacaatgtaactccaagtcaatcacacttctgtgaaatcaaactgtccacttaggaagcaacactgattgacaataaatttcacatgctgttgtgcaaatggaatagacatcaggtggaaattataggcaattagcaagacacccccaataaaggagtggttctgcaggtggtgaccacagaccacttcctatgcttcctggctgatgttttggtcacttttgaatgctggcggtgctttcactctagtggtagcatgagacggcgtctacaacccacacaagtggctcaggtagtgcagctcatccaggatggcacatcaatgagagctgttgcaagaaggtttgctgtgtctgtcagcgtagtgtccagagcatggaggcgctaccaggagacgtggaggaggccgtaggagggcaacaacccagcagcaggaccgctacttccgcctttgtgcaaggaggagcaggaggagcactgccagagccctgcaaaataacctccagcaggccacaaatgtgcatgtgtctgctcaaacggtcagaaacagactccattagggtggtatgagggcccgacgtccacaggtaggggttgtgcttacagcccaacaccgtgcaggacgtttggcatttgccagagaacaccaagattggcaaattcgccactggcgccctgtgctcttcacagatgaaagcaggttcacactgagcacatgtgacagacgtgacagagtctggagacgccgtggagaacgttttgctgcctgcaacatcctccagcatgaccggtttggcggtgggtcagtcatggtgtggggtggcatttctttggagggCCGCACAGCCATCCATGttctcgccagaggtagcctgactgccattaggtaccgagatgagatcctcagaccccttgtgagaccatatgctggtgcagttggccttgggttcctcctaatgcaagacaatgctagacctcatgtggctggagtgtgtcagcagttcctgcaagaggaagacattgatgctatggactggcccgcccgttccccagacctgaatccaattgagcacatcttggacatcatgtctcgctccatccaccaacgccacgttgcaccacagactgtccaggagttggcggatgctttagtcctggtctgggaggagatccctcaggagaccatccgccacctcatcaggagcatgcccaggcgttgtagggaggtcatacaggcacgtggaggccacacacactactgagcctcattttgacttgttttaaggacattacatcaaagttggatcagcctgtagtgtggttttccactttcattttgagtgtgactccaaatccagacctccatgggttgataaattggatttacattgattatttttgtgtgattttgttgtcagcacattcaactatgtaaagaaaaaagtatttaataagattatttcattaattcagatctaggatgtgttattttagtgttccctttatttttttgagcagtgtatataaaacttttgaccggtagtgtgtgtgtgtatataagttTTAGACTTACCATAtcagtgtgtagcccaaactgtttggaGGCTACAGACGTTTActtgagaagacagattttcggGACAAACACTGCTAGTCTGACAAACACCgttgtagctctgccaccttttcGCCACTAATGCGGTTATTAGttataaataaaatttaaaaaaattgcgGTTGTCATAGGCAaccgttgttgttgttttgattatTACTTGAACAGTCACTATGGTTGTGATATTTGCAAAATACTTATTTTTGATGCGGccctgattaacaccagtaagtacttTTTAAAAACAGAAGCataaactctgcagttgttgaactgatgtttggtgttaaaagGGAAATCTGCAGTTGCTTGTAAATTATTTATATTAGCTTGAATGCTAACGCTCATTGATAGGCTGGttgcaaagctagccaaagactTAAAGTAGTTAAAGCTAGCCAAAGACTTAAAGTAattaaagctagccaaagagcattttgcTGGCTGAAGTTAAAGTATTTTTTAAAGTATAAACCAGTTGATTTGTGacaatgacacaaacattatacattctaacgagccttacaattataatccaaaagttaaatgtactcataagcaacctggaaatggaggctatttttgctggcAGCCTACGATTTTGAGCTGATAATGTGtagtaatattcagaatacattgtgaaaaaccaaAATCTTTGCTCATcatttttgctccatgcagatatactacatccataactagtggtttcctcattaccagatatactacatccataactagtggtttcctcattaccagatatactacatccataactagtggtttcctcattaccagatatactacatccataactagtggtttcctcattaccagatatactacatccataactagtggtttcctcattaccagatatactacatccataactagtggtttcctcattaccagatatactacatccataactagtggtttcctcattagcagatatactacatccataactagtggtttcctcattagcagatatactacatccataactagtggtttcctcattaccagatatactacatccataactagtggtttcctcattaccagatatactacatccataactagtgatttcctcattagcagatatactacatccataactagtggtttcctcattagcagatatactacatccataactagtggtttcctcattaccagatatactacatccataactagtggtttcctcattaccagatatactacatccataactagtggtttcctcattaccagatatactacatccataactagtggtttcctcattaccagatatactacatccataactagtggtttcctcattagcagatatactacatccataactagtggtttcctcattaccagatatactacatccataactagtggtttcctcattaccagatatactacatccataactagtggtttcctcattagcagatatactacatccataactagtggtttcctcattagcagatatactacatccataactagtggtttcctcattaccagatatactacatccataactagtggtttcctcattagcagatatactacatccataactagtggtttcctcattagcagatatactacatccataactagtggtttcctcattaccagatatactacatccataactagcggtttcctcattagcagggaggcgTTTCTACAACCAGATTGCATACGCATCGCTCTCTTGTggcaatgtttgcaaacacagaaagggccCTATATTGGAAACCGAAAGtgatctggcacactgcttagggttTCAGgaactttaataacttatttctaacCTAGAATCATACATCATaattactactaatgtgaaaagaaTAAGACAAAATATGGCTGTTTTTgatcacttgactgtcttaagacaatagTCAATTAAGTTTGTAAAGGCATTTAAACATTCATTAAGGATGtaaattgttgtacaacatcatggggTTCACCCTTTAGCTGAAAgatacagtggatttctgctgttatgggcctttaaccatctgtctgactttgttgttcacacaggagagagacgggactatcgtggatcctctggggagcctcaacaacatcatgaagttgacgaggcagagaagagtctctccacatcagaacacctcaagaaacacctgcggaaacccacagggaagaaatctcaccactgctctgactgtgggaagagttattTAAGATCAGATTCACTAaaaatacaccagagaatacaaactggagagaaatcttacagctgtgatcagtgtgggaagagttttacttcatctagccatctgactatacaccagagacaacacacaggagagaagccttatagctgtgatcattgtgggaagagttttgttacatctagccGTCTGAccatacaccagagaacacacacaggagagagaccttaccagtgctctgactgtggaaagagttttgttaTCTCAGGAAATTtaacatcacaccagagaacacacacaggagagaagccttatagctgtaatcaatgtgggaagaatttttCTCACTCAGGCAACCTGATAGCACACCTgaaaatacacactggagagaaacctcattgctgctctgactgtgggaagagattcatcTTTTTAGCAGATCTTAAAATACATCAGAGAATCcatacaggagaaaaaccttaccactgctctaactgtggaaagagttttgtttCCTCAAGGcatttaaaatcacaccagagaacacacacaggagagaagccttatagctgtgatcaatgtgagaagagttttgttacatctagcagCCTGAAAAcacaccagaggacacacacaggagagaaaccttatagctgtgatcaatgtgggaagagttttgttacatctagcagTCTTACTATGCaccagcgcacacacacaggagagaaaccatatagctgtagtcaatgtgacATGAGATACTCTgctaaaagatctctgattaaacatcagaaaatacatacatgaagttgtttcatgatatcaatgaaataatgtcacaatataggatgttttaacattgtagtaggagtatcttaatgatgtcacaatgtagaatgttttaacattgtagtaggagtatcttaatgatgtcacaatgtaggatgttttaacattgtagtaggagtattttaattgataatgtcacaatgtagaaccttaAACCATTGCCCTGTTCTATTGAGTTCAGTGtcatatggatattagcctcaggggaaaaatccagcctctgaattgaaagagttctatttaaccaaaaaagtgttgtgttacacttaccatgttggcgACCCACTTAAATCAAAACGCAACTCTTCAAAATGTAGCTTTTTGCTagaaattgtcctctaaccagtgatgtacacattattcccagattttGTGGGGTGTTTGAGCTGTTCGTTTTTACAGGAtttgcaacctcatctccccctCACACGCAATTGATTTCAACGTGATTTTGatatgagtgatgacaaataattGTTGCGTTTATCTTCGTCAAGCTCCcaggctctaccaggggcttgatgtggtctcccacagctctgttCTGTAATGGAAAGTCATGTTCTGCTGCCTTTCCATTACATtgcttgactgcccctgcaacacagaaagaaaccatttagtcatattatactgaacaaaaatataaacgcaacatgtttcatgagctgaaataaaagaccccagaaatgtttcatttttagaaaaagcttatttctcaaaaatgttgggtgcaaatttgtttacatccctgttagttagcATTTCTGTTTCAGCAGGGTactgcacggccccatgtcgcaaggatctgtacacaattcctggaagctgaaaatgtcccagttcttccatggcctgcatactcaccagacaaattacccattaagcatgtttgggatgctctggatcgatgtgtatgacggcgtattccagttcccgccaatatccagcaacttcgtcaCAGCCATTGAAAAGCAGTGGGACAatatttcacaggccacaatcaacagcctgatcctttcacagcattttaAGGCTGCactgagacaatgacttatcaatgacccaagcccagttCAGTTCATCTCTACCATTCTGTTGCTTAGTTGTCATAATGCgtcagcaaatgtacatttttataattttttttatattttctatttcacctttatttaaccaggtaggctagttgagaacaagttctcatttgcaactgtgacctggccaagataaagcaaagcagttcgacacatacaacaacacagagttacacggaataaacaaacatacaatcaataatacattaGCCCAGGGGTGTTGGACGACACAGTGTCAGTGACCTAATTTATGTCCCGTTAACTGCCCTGAAGGCCTCTGCTGATGCTACAGCTACTGTATatagtaatcatgtgcctatgaaccagagatgtactgttagcactgaggcggtgtgccctaggaggaagtccactgtgtgcagctcaccctgcactaacataaataacataacATTTCCTCAGCTTCACaataaagcaatgaaaacaagcaagcatcccagaaaagtgctaaaaatagcccacttTAACATATGttgcttaagaaacaaggttcatgaagtcAATCATTTGCTTGTAACAAATGACATGCATATTCTGACAttctctgaaactcacttggaTAATAGCTTTGATGTTACAATTGTAGCattacatggttataacatctacagaaaatacagaaatatcaaaggtggaggtgtttccatttatattcagaaccacattcctgtaaagcttagagaggatctcaagttaaatactgttgaagtaatatggctacaggttcatctgcctcacctaaagcccattctgatgggaagctgctatagaccaccaagtgctaacacagtcagtatctggataacatgtgtgaaatgcttgataatgtatgtgatgtcaacagagaggtatattttctgggtgatttaaatattgactggctttcatcaagctgaccactcaagaaaaagcttcaaactgtaactagtgcctgcaactTGGTTCagattatcagtcaacctaccatggtagttacaaacagcataggaattaaatcatcaacatgtgttGATCATATCTTTACTTGTGCTGCAGAAAATTGTTTGAAAGCAGTATacaaatccatcggatgtagtgatcactaTATAGTAGCCATATCGAGACAAACccaagttccaaaggctgggcctgaTGTTCTGTaaaagaggtcatacaataagttgtagtgattcctatgttgttgatgtaaagaatatttgttggtccgtggtgtgtaatgaggagcgaCCAGACGcagcacttgacacatttatgaaattgcttattccagttactaataagcatgcacccattaagaaaaggactgtaaaaactgttaaattccCTTGGATttatgaggaattgaaaaagtgtatggttgagagggatgaggcaacaGGAATGGAAAAtaggtctggctgcacaaccgattggcaaacgtacttcaaattgagaaatcatgtcactaaactgaataaaaaggaGAAGAAACTATACAATGAAATAAAGATAAaagacataaagaatgatagtaaaaagctttggagcaccttaaatgaaatgttgggcaaaaaggcaaactcagcacCATTTTTTATTGAATCAGATTGAATCTCAATaaatcacaaaacccactgatattaccAAGTACTTTAATGATTTTTCCATTGGAAAGATTTCAGAGAGAGGAGAAGCAGACTTAGGGATGACGTACACATCCGAGGaaaaaacaatgacaaataaaatctgaaatatttACTAAACAAACATAAGATAAAAAACCAAAATAATGACAAACTAAACAACTAAAAAGCACCCTGAGGAAAATCAAAAATACAAAtatgtgttttaagatctcttttaaatatgtccacattttcagcccccctcaggttctctggcaggctgttccagaggctgggggtataataactaaaggctgcctctccatgcctcttggtccccctcaggttctctgacaggctattccagaggctgggatatagtaactaaaggctgcctctccatgcctcttggtccccctcaggttctctggcagacTATTCCAGAGACtgggggtatagtaactaaaggctgcctctccatgcctcttggtcctaggctttgggatagttaaaaggccagaggacctgagggacgtactgggtacataacttaaaaacatgtctgacatgtattggggtgcacaatcatggattgatttaaaaaccaatagaatgattttaaaatgaattctaaaactgacaggcagccagtgcagagaccttaaaaccagtgtaatgtgtgctctccgtctggtcttggtcagtacccctGCTGCagtattctgtatgttttgcagttgaccaattaCTTTCTTGGGTAGTCCAGAATAGAAGAGCATTACAGTAGCTTGCTTGTAAttaaagcatggatgagtctctgtatcagcctgagataAAAACGACCGTACTTTGGCAATGTTCCTCatgtggtaaaaagctattttggtcacattcctaatgtgtgaatCGAAATTTAGTCCCAGGAActaaaataacacctaggttttttacctggtgttttatgtgtattgcctgtgaattaaaatgtgcggccagattctctctctgtgctttagtTCCAACAATAATTACCTCATTCTTggcttgatttagctggaggaagttgggactcatccaagtatttaaatcactaatacagtctaataatttatctgtggagctaaaatcctctggtgacacagaaatgtaaagttgtgtatctTCTGAGTAGCAGTGAAAATCTATGCTGTGCAATCTGATAACGCTACCAATGAGTAACTcactacctgtcaaaagttttagaacacatactcattcaagtttttttttttttttactattttctacattgtagaataacagtgaagaaaTCAAAGGGCCCCAGGATcaatggaagcaaaatagccccataacatcaaaaaTCCAGCATCAATTTACAGCAGGTACGGGGTTCTTTTGtgctcatgcattctcatttAGACTCTAAACCCACCAAGGAGCTCTATTTTAATCGATCACTTAGCAACAgatgtaaagtttgttttaaattctcactgataaaaaatctgaactaatcaatcaacacatgcttttATTTGGAAAAGTGTTATTAatctatatatataatattatttaATAGACAAAAATTAAACATtccctcaactgcgtttcctccctccagacagcagatggcgatatgtgtctttcaggcgatgtttctagtgtgacgtataatttAGTGGACGGAAAGcctcttcaacaactgcagccacctcggtagctaaCATTGTCGAAACAAATACACTCTTtagacaatttcgtggtttaTTTGCCACTATGGTTTAAACAAATAGTTACCCCATGTAATTTTATATTAACGTTGTTGTCAGtcagcattagcctagctagctaacatcccgacCATGAGTTTACTAAGCCACTCTCCccctgttaaagaagaggtctTCTGGACGGAGAAAGGAACTATCGTGAAAgatgagaaggaagaggaggctgttaccGTCAAAAAAGAAGTTAAAGGTGAGGCTGTTACggtgaaagaagatgaagacgtgttcagagtgaaagaagaggatAAAGAGGACGATGTTGCTgtcacagtgaaagaagaggaagacgtttTTGGCGTGAAGGGGAtaactgtcacattggaggaggaagaagcagaaaagactggagatctgattaacTCCAGTAAGTACTATCTtaaacagggacacaaactctgcagttgttgaactaatgtgtgatttttaaaaggGCACTACACTTGGATATGTTTTTCTGTACTGTAGGAATTGATAAAGACATCCTCTTATTCCTCTGGGAAGATATGTCATCAGCTAGCTCTCGAGAACTCTAGGAGGCATTCTGCATTCTCCCTACAGATTTCAGCCATTAGTTTGCatgtactatgttacgtctagtctatgagaccaggctgtgtgTGTTTAGAAAGTCAATCATTGCTTGCGATATGGCTTTTGAAGCAGCGTGAAAGAATCCTTCAAAttaaaaatatacacttactgtagcagttacagagccatacagctatggagcctccatcctactaaactacactgtagcagttacagatccatacagctatggagcctccatcctactaaactacactgtagcagttacagagccatacagctatggagcctccatcctactaaactcgTCTTCCGCTAGACTTCCTGAGTTAGGCTTACACACAggagctagatagctaattagcacaggtatgTCGCCTCTTGTCTTCCATCGGGGTTCTGTAAACACGTGCTGTAACATGACCCTGTGGGAACATTAACCTTATAAAGGTGTGTATCTTTTTAACCTTTTTTAAAAATGATTATTAtttcttgctgatatgaaagataaggtccttatgcttccagaACAGTACTCCCAGGGGGACTTTCCTTGGCTCATCGAGTTccagcaactccttgtggcggtccaggcacctgcaagctgactttggTCATCACATTGGTGCTGGCTTCCCGGTTAAGCGAACAGTGTGTTCAGAAGTTTCGGAGAATGCTTGTctagaccttcgcctctcccaagccctttggggagttgcagcgatgagacaattgtaactaccaattggatatcacaaaaaaaatcaagaaataaaataaccccccccccgCGCCACAGACTCACTGagccatccatccacacagagagccatccatccacacagagagccatccatccatccacacagagatccatccatccatccacacagatccatccatccatccacacagagatccatccatccacacagagatccatccatccacacagagagccatccatccacacagagatccatccatccacacagagagccatccatccacacagagaGCCACATATACCATCCACTGagccatccatccacacagagaGCCACATATACCATCCACTGagccatccatccacacagagaGCCACATATACCATCCACTGagccatccatccacacagagaGCCATCCAGCCACACAGAGAGCCACATATACCATCCACTGagccatccatccacacagagaGCTACATATACCATCCAATGagccatccatccacacagagcGCCACAGACGCAACGAGACACCATCCAACAagccatccatccacacagagatccatccatccacacagagccatccatccacacagagagccatccatccacacagagagccatccatccacacagagaGCCATCCATCTACACAGAGAGACATCCATCCACACAGAGCACCACAGACACCATCCAATAAGCCATCTATCCACACAGATAGCCATCcatcagacatttttttggtacccttcccaggaTCACaattcttcaacctcatggcttgatttttgctctgacatgcactgtcaactgtgggaccttatatagacaggtgtgtgcctttccaaatcatgtccaatcaattgaattgaccacaggcggactccaatgaagttgtaaaaacatttcaatgatgatcaatggaaacaggatccacctgagctcaatttcgagtcttatgtcaaagggtctgaatacttctgtaaataagatattgtttattttttatacatttgcagaaatgtctaaaaacctgttttcactttgttattatggggtattgtgtgctgataaggtgaaaaaatattttaatacattttagaataaggctgtaacgtaacaaaatgtggaaaaagggaaggggtctgaatactttcaaaatgcactgtataaagaACAGTAAAACTGTATCTTTATCCATCTTTCAATAGACTCCTATCACCTGTTCTAATCACTATCTCTCTGTTTAACTAAATACTatgtttgtctttggcaggagagagaccagactctcactctgacagaCGGAAGCGTCCTTCAGGGGAACACGACCCTGAGACGTCCAATCCAGTGAGacaacaccactgctcccagtgtaatAAGAGTTTTAAGTGGTTATGGAAGCTGAAAGAGCatgatagaacacacacaggagaaaagcccttcCAATGCTTCCAGTGTGGAAAAAGTTATACCCAGTTAGTGAGCCTGAAAAGGCATAAAGGAATACACTCAGGAGAAAAGGCttaccactgctctcagtgtggaaatagttttacccagttagggaacctgaacaaacataagagaatacactctggagataagccttaccactgttcccattgtggaaagaatTTCAGGTTGTCGGATAACTTAAaggagcatgagaggacaca
This genomic interval from Salmo trutta unplaced genomic scaffold, fSalTru1.1, whole genome shotgun sequence contains the following:
- the LOC115181925 gene encoding gastrula zinc finger protein XlCGF17.1-like, which codes for HLKKHLRKPTGKKSHHCSDCGKSYLRSDSLKIHQRIQTGEKSYSCDQCGKSFTSSSHLTIHQRQHTGEKPYSCDHCGKSFVTSSRLTIHQRTHTGERPYQCSDCGKSFVISGNLTSHQRTHTGEKPYSCNQCGKNFSHSGNLIAHLKIHTGEKPHCCSDCGKRFIFLADLKIHQRIHTGEKPYHCSNCGKSFVSSRHLKSHQRTHTGEKPYSCDQCEKSFVTSSSLKTHQRTHTGEKPYSCDQCGKSFVTSSSLTMHQRTHTGEKPYSSPRLYQGLDVVSHSSVL